One window of Stenotrophomonas indicatrix genomic DNA carries:
- the exbB gene encoding tonB-system energizer ExbB, producing MLPADLAPMAAPALTPWGMYLAADVVVKGVMIALAVASLATWTVLLAKGWELARQARALRLARSLLLSTSSLPVAGGEPALQQSIAAAMLDAARTELHLSQELDHREGIKERVALRLERLELETARNQRRGIGVLASIGAVAPFVGLFGTVWGIMNSFIGIAHSNTTNLAVVAPGIAEALLATALGLVAAIPAVLVYNHFTRVLAGLRGLLGDLSAAVQQLVSRDLDRAARRAPAGTLRAVN from the coding sequence ATGCTGCCTGCTGATCTGGCTCCCATGGCCGCCCCCGCACTGACCCCCTGGGGCATGTACCTGGCTGCCGATGTGGTGGTGAAGGGCGTGATGATTGCCCTGGCTGTAGCCTCGCTGGCCACCTGGACCGTGCTGCTGGCCAAGGGCTGGGAACTGGCACGGCAGGCACGCGCCTTGCGCCTCGCACGAAGCCTGCTGCTGTCGACATCCAGCCTGCCGGTTGCAGGCGGCGAGCCCGCACTGCAGCAGAGCATCGCCGCCGCAATGCTGGATGCTGCGCGCACCGAGCTGCATCTGTCGCAGGAACTTGATCACCGCGAGGGAATCAAGGAGCGGGTGGCGTTACGACTGGAGCGCCTGGAACTGGAGACCGCACGCAACCAGCGTCGTGGCATCGGCGTGCTTGCCAGCATTGGCGCAGTGGCGCCGTTCGTTGGCCTGTTCGGCACCGTGTGGGGCATCATGAACAGCTTCATCGGCATCGCCCACAGCAACACCACCAACCTTGCCGTGGTTGCGCCAGGCATTGCCGAAGCGCTGCTGGCTACCGCGCTCGGTCTGGTCGCAGCGATCCCGGCGGTGTTGGTCTACAACCACTTCACCCGGGTGCTGGCGGGCCTGCGCGGGCTGCTGGGCGATCTGTCCGCAGCTGTGCAGCAGCTGGTGTCGCGTGATCTGGATCGGGCTGCACGCCGTGCACCGGCAGGCACGCTGCGTGCAGTGAACTGA
- a CDS encoding YbaN family protein, whose protein sequence is MRWLWFALGWLMVALGVIGALLPVMPTTIFLILAVGCFARSSPRFEQRLLSHPRYGPSLRLWREQGAVSRKGKAFASAGMAVGFAMFCWGAHPSWRLLLGVGLFFAVSAGYVLSRPAPRFDPAPLVGVDDATDPRAARRRASSSDSNGTSDDAAC, encoded by the coding sequence ATGCGCTGGCTCTGGTTCGCGCTCGGTTGGCTGATGGTCGCGTTGGGGGTGATCGGCGCGCTGCTGCCAGTCATGCCGACCACCATTTTCCTGATCCTGGCGGTGGGCTGCTTCGCGCGCAGTTCGCCCAGGTTCGAACAGCGGCTGCTTTCCCATCCGCGCTATGGCCCGTCGCTGCGCCTGTGGCGTGAGCAGGGCGCGGTATCGCGCAAGGGCAAGGCGTTTGCCAGCGCGGGCATGGCGGTGGGATTTGCGATGTTCTGCTGGGGCGCACACCCGTCCTGGCGCCTGCTGCTGGGCGTTGGCCTGTTCTTTGCGGTCAGTGCCGGCTATGTCCTGAGTCGACCGGCGCCACGTTTCGATCCTGCGCCGCTGGTGGGCGTGGACGATGCCACCGATCCACGCGCTGCCCGCCGTCGCGCCTCCTCTTCCGATTCCAATGGAACCTCTGACGATGCTGCCTGCTGA
- a CDS encoding biliverdin-producing heme oxygenase, with the protein MNAHIAPEDSRSVRLKAATRDSHGALDKRIMAGDIFADRSSFARFLRVQYRFHRSIDALYASPALDALLPDLAERRRLQQVRSDLEDLEQALPGEDIAALGNDLPLPTALGWLYVAEGSNLGGTVLYKMAAALGLDRDFGARHLAAHPDGAARHWREFTAALDAVVLSPAQEQEVIDAADAAFRSVHGHVEVEFS; encoded by the coding sequence ATGAACGCACACATCGCTCCCGAAGACAGCCGCAGCGTGCGGCTCAAGGCCGCCACCCGCGACAGCCATGGCGCCCTCGACAAGCGCATCATGGCCGGCGACATCTTTGCCGACCGCAGCAGTTTCGCTCGCTTCCTGCGCGTGCAGTACCGCTTCCACCGCAGCATCGACGCGTTGTATGCCAGCCCTGCACTGGACGCATTGCTGCCGGACCTGGCTGAACGTCGCCGCCTGCAGCAGGTGCGTAGCGACCTGGAGGACCTGGAACAGGCGCTGCCGGGCGAGGACATCGCCGCACTCGGGAATGACCTGCCGCTGCCGACTGCGTTGGGCTGGTTGTATGTTGCTGAAGGCTCCAACCTGGGTGGCACCGTACTCTACAAGATGGCGGCTGCGCTCGGCCTGGATCGTGATTTCGGCGCGCGCCACCTGGCGGCACATCCTGATGGGGCCGCGCGGCACTGGCGCGAGTTCACTGCTGCACTGGATGCAGTGGTGCTGTCGCCGGCGCAGGAGCAGGAAGTGATCGATGCCGCTGATGCCGCGTTCCGCAGCGTGCACGGCCATGTCGAAGTGGAGTTTTCCTGA
- a CDS encoding DUF2789 domain-containing protein, whose translation MITTEPRMTNLFLQLGLDASAEGIARFIREHQLATDVEVVEAPYWNDAQRQFLSESLQADAAWTTVVDELNEALHEEAVKAATGL comes from the coding sequence ATGATCACCACCGAACCGCGCATGACCAACCTGTTCCTGCAGCTGGGCCTGGATGCCAGCGCCGAGGGCATCGCCCGTTTCATCCGCGAGCACCAGCTGGCCACCGACGTTGAAGTGGTCGAGGCACCCTACTGGAACGATGCCCAGCGCCAGTTCCTGAGCGAATCGCTGCAGGCCGATGCGGCGTGGACCACTGTGGTCGACGAACTGAACGAAGCGCTGCACGAGGAGGCGGTGAAGGCAGCGACCGGGCTGTAA
- a CDS encoding TonB-dependent receptor translates to MYEFRRPGRAPRPSRLCIALLAAGLATATPTVMAQSSTAGPAAVQHFDIREQPLDDALRAYMRQSGVQVVYPSTLAKGVISQPVSGTLSADEALARLLRGSGLSVRRVSADAVTLEVAAAGQTGGVIVTDTLSVAGDRVQGGAASDEARLLDSYRSVGSTTSIGRVALERFRGTSTGDIVKGVAGVTAGDPRVGNGFDVNIHGIQGQSRVPVIIDGGQSSMDTYRGYAGQSQRTYLDPDLISRLTITKGPSLQANASGGIGGVVEMETLNVDDVLREGRDVGVRMRGGLANGSANNLPGYEAVPRSDRSATGSQFLNVAAAGHWDRFDLVAAYAYRDNGNYFSGSKGYYDFPQTRRTLAPLNPPRTEVFNTSSRSKSTLLKGTWRIDDAQTLEAGYRRYEGTAGEIMASQIIRVDRDRVPQWDPGHVDMDSYSLRYRFNPDSELIDLRVNAWYTDADSVMYNSLTGITPWYFDRRTEWYDAPSFSGNPGYKDAYRNPLRQKRFGLDASNTSVFDSSAGRFTLDYGLSYSDEDIAPGSSGPIMHDDLVNNRFLRNAERKEYSAVASLKWAPDEHWEMLLGGRWNRVDVHDRNRLATPDGYEVQGQYRYTELLNGNPKLPSWRAKRIALLNWYPDANGNFTQESLLASPYKKGTVGDIGGWNFYDADAAEDLKVPVSWTWSQPIRRRDSAFSPTASVAFRFSEDSMVYLKYAEGTKLPSLFETTLGLFTAAKPVDELKPERAHSWELGASTIQHDLFTAGDRLALKLAYFDTRIDDLITRDYRTLSAGLIRNVDRFKVSGMEFQSSYDSGKVFADLSAHYYFKAKTCAPDIAAERRAYGVQRRIEELIGTPDCVDGGFEGSYSNTQNPPRYMVNLTLGSRLFDERLTFGTRVVHNAGPISKLDKEWNVGLSAIQQLYRPTTLVDLFASWSFNDQLSVEANVDNVTDRYYLDPLALGVMPAPGRTARLAVTWKY, encoded by the coding sequence ATGTACGAATTCCGCCGTCCGGGCCGCGCACCGCGCCCGTCCCGTCTGTGCATCGCGCTGCTGGCCGCCGGCCTGGCAACCGCCACCCCCACCGTGATGGCGCAGTCCAGCACCGCTGGCCCGGCTGCGGTACAGCACTTCGATATTCGCGAACAACCGCTGGACGATGCACTGCGCGCCTACATGCGCCAGTCCGGTGTGCAGGTGGTCTATCCGAGCACGCTGGCCAAGGGCGTGATCTCGCAACCGGTCAGCGGCACGCTGTCAGCCGACGAGGCCCTCGCACGTCTGCTTCGCGGCAGCGGCCTGAGCGTGCGCCGGGTAAGCGCCGATGCCGTGACGCTGGAGGTCGCTGCGGCGGGCCAGACGGGCGGAGTGATCGTCACCGATACCCTCAGCGTGGCCGGAGACCGCGTGCAGGGCGGCGCGGCCAGCGATGAAGCACGCCTGCTCGACAGCTACCGGAGCGTGGGTTCGACCACCAGCATCGGCCGCGTCGCACTGGAGCGGTTCCGCGGCACCTCCACCGGCGACATCGTCAAGGGCGTGGCCGGTGTTACCGCTGGCGATCCACGTGTGGGCAATGGCTTCGACGTCAACATCCACGGCATCCAGGGCCAGAGCCGCGTGCCGGTCATCATCGACGGTGGCCAGTCCAGCATGGACACCTACCGTGGTTATGCCGGCCAGTCGCAGCGCACCTACCTCGACCCCGACCTGATCTCGCGGCTGACCATCACCAAGGGCCCGAGCCTGCAGGCAAATGCCTCCGGCGGTATCGGTGGCGTGGTCGAAATGGAAACGCTGAATGTCGATGACGTGCTGCGCGAGGGGCGCGATGTCGGCGTACGCATGCGCGGGGGACTGGCCAACGGCAGCGCCAACAACCTGCCCGGCTACGAGGCCGTGCCGCGCAGCGATCGCAGCGCCACCGGCAGCCAGTTCCTCAACGTGGCCGCCGCCGGGCACTGGGATCGCTTCGACCTGGTGGCCGCCTATGCGTACCGAGACAACGGCAATTACTTCTCCGGCAGCAAGGGCTACTACGATTTCCCGCAGACCCGTCGCACCCTCGCGCCGCTGAACCCGCCGCGTACCGAAGTGTTCAACACGTCCTCGCGTTCGAAATCGACCCTGCTCAAGGGCACCTGGCGCATCGACGACGCGCAGACGCTGGAAGCGGGCTATCGGCGCTATGAAGGCACCGCTGGCGAGATCATGGCCTCGCAGATCATCCGCGTCGACCGCGACCGCGTGCCGCAGTGGGACCCGGGCCATGTCGACATGGACAGCTACAGCCTGCGCTACCGGTTCAACCCGGACAGCGAGCTGATCGACCTGCGCGTCAACGCGTGGTACACCGACGCCGACAGCGTGATGTACAACAGCCTGACCGGCATCACCCCGTGGTACTTCGACCGCCGTACCGAGTGGTACGACGCGCCCAGCTTCAGCGGCAATCCCGGCTACAAGGATGCCTACCGCAACCCGTTGCGGCAGAAGCGCTTCGGTCTGGACGCCAGCAACACCTCGGTGTTCGACAGCAGTGCCGGCCGCTTCACTCTCGATTACGGCCTGTCCTACAGCGATGAAGACATCGCCCCGGGCAGCTCCGGCCCGATCATGCACGACGACCTGGTCAACAACCGCTTCCTGCGCAATGCCGAGCGCAAGGAATACAGCGCGGTGGCGTCGCTGAAGTGGGCGCCGGACGAACACTGGGAGATGCTGCTGGGCGGGCGCTGGAACCGCGTGGACGTGCATGACCGCAACCGCCTGGCCACGCCCGACGGATACGAAGTCCAAGGCCAGTACCGCTACACCGAGCTGCTCAACGGCAATCCCAAGCTGCCGTCGTGGCGGGCCAAGCGTATCGCGCTGCTGAACTGGTATCCCGACGCGAACGGCAACTTCACCCAGGAGTCACTGCTGGCCTCGCCGTACAAGAAGGGCACCGTCGGCGACATCGGTGGCTGGAATTTCTATGACGCCGATGCTGCAGAGGATCTGAAAGTGCCGGTGAGCTGGACCTGGTCGCAGCCGATTCGCCGCCGTGACAGTGCGTTCTCGCCGACGGCCAGCGTGGCCTTCCGTTTCAGCGAAGACAGCATGGTCTACCTGAAGTACGCCGAAGGGACCAAGCTGCCGAGTCTGTTCGAGACCACGCTCGGTCTGTTCACTGCGGCCAAGCCGGTGGACGAACTCAAGCCCGAGCGCGCGCACAGCTGGGAACTGGGCGCCAGTACGATCCAGCACGACCTGTTCACTGCCGGTGACCGCCTGGCGCTGAAGCTGGCGTACTTCGATACCCGCATCGATGACCTGATCACCCGCGACTACCGCACGTTGTCGGCCGGCCTGATCCGCAACGTCGACCGCTTCAAGGTGTCGGGCATGGAGTTCCAGTCCAGCTATGACAGCGGCAAGGTGTTTGCCGATCTGTCGGCACACTACTACTTCAAGGCCAAGACCTGCGCGCCGGACATCGCCGCCGAACGCCGCGCGTACGGTGTCCAGCGCAGGATCGAGGAACTGATCGGCACGCCGGACTGCGTGGATGGTGGCTTCGAAGGTTCCTACAGCAACACCCAGAACCCGCCGCGCTACATGGTCAACCTGACACTGGGCTCGCGCCTGTTCGACGAGCGGCTGACCTTCGGCACCCGCGTGGTCCACAACGCTGGCCCGATCAGCAAGCTGGACAAGGAATGGAACGTCGGCCTGTCGGCGATCCAGCAGCTGTACCGGCCGACCACGCTGGTGGATCTGTTCGCAAGCTGGAGCTTCAACGACCAGTTGTCGGTGGAAGCGAACGTGGACAACGTGACCGACCGCTACTATCTGGATCCGCTTGCCCTGGGTGTGATGCCGGCACCGGGCCGCACCGCACGGCTGGCAGTGACCTGGAAGTACTGA
- a CDS encoding FecR domain-containing protein, with protein MSPPPTPRSTADDAVAEQARDWIVCLASGDISDARMDAFERWLAEPANRRSFEHERMLWRSVGPRPVAIERRQAARRPRRLRWAMATAAALAVLVAWPDTWLRLQADHRSDHRVQDVHLPDGSHAVLDADSAIAVHFDDQRRRIELLRGRAWFYVAPDAQRRFSVAAGNGVVEDISTAFTVAHVAAGVETEVGQGRIRVASPVDGGWTYLQVGQRAGYGEHRSVQRLTDVAADSVGAWRQGELLLEQASVTDAVHEVGRYRAGPTFVRGNLQSLPAISAALRVDHPEQALDALAATAGLQVTRLPLGVAIVHR; from the coding sequence ATGAGCCCGCCCCCGACACCCCGCAGCACCGCCGATGATGCCGTGGCCGAACAGGCCAGGGACTGGATCGTGTGCCTGGCGTCCGGCGATATCAGCGACGCGCGCATGGATGCGTTCGAGCGCTGGCTGGCCGAGCCGGCGAATCGGCGTTCATTCGAGCATGAGCGCATGCTGTGGCGCAGTGTGGGGCCGCGTCCGGTCGCCATCGAACGCAGGCAGGCAGCGCGTCGCCCGCGGCGGCTGCGTTGGGCCATGGCCACCGCCGCTGCGCTGGCAGTGCTGGTGGCCTGGCCCGATACCTGGCTGCGCCTGCAGGCGGATCATCGCAGCGACCACCGCGTACAGGATGTGCATCTGCCCGATGGAAGCCATGCCGTACTCGATGCCGACAGTGCGATCGCCGTGCACTTCGATGACCAGCGTCGTCGCATTGAACTGCTGCGTGGCCGTGCCTGGTTCTACGTGGCGCCTGATGCGCAGAGGCGCTTCAGCGTCGCGGCTGGCAACGGTGTGGTGGAAGACATCTCCACCGCATTCACGGTCGCTCACGTCGCCGCCGGGGTCGAGACCGAAGTCGGGCAGGGCCGCATACGCGTGGCCAGTCCGGTCGATGGCGGCTGGACCTATCTGCAGGTGGGGCAGCGTGCGGGCTATGGCGAGCATCGAAGCGTGCAGCGCCTGACCGACGTTGCCGCAGACAGTGTCGGCGCCTGGCGACAGGGCGAGCTGCTGCTGGAGCAGGCCAGCGTGACCGATGCCGTGCACGAGGTCGGTCGCTATCGCGCAGGGCCGACGTTCGTGCGCGGCAATCTTCAGTCGCTTCCAGCCATCAGCGCGGCGCTGCGCGTCGATCATCCGGAGCAGGCACTGGACGCGCTGGCGGCCACCGCCGGCCTGCAGGTCACCCGCCTGCCGCTGGGTGTGGCAATCGTCCACCGGTAA
- a CDS encoding RNA polymerase sigma factor, whose product MSSNAVTLTELLIRERSALLRRVQRILGGDSGAEDVIQAVWFKARGVDNSQSIDNPRAYLYRLAINLATDHGRESTRRNRLLAEHYLWQEDEQISTEEQVMAQDELQRVLDAAGHLPEPTRTIFHLNRLQGLTQADIARRLGVSVTTVENHVRTALQRLAWARSGR is encoded by the coding sequence ATGTCCTCCAACGCCGTCACCTTGACCGAACTGCTGATCCGCGAACGATCGGCACTGCTGCGGCGCGTGCAGCGCATTCTCGGTGGCGACAGCGGGGCGGAAGACGTGATCCAGGCGGTCTGGTTCAAGGCGCGCGGGGTCGACAACAGCCAGAGCATCGACAATCCGCGCGCCTATCTCTATCGATTGGCCATCAACCTCGCCACCGATCATGGCCGCGAATCGACGCGGCGCAACCGCCTGCTGGCCGAGCACTACCTGTGGCAGGAGGACGAGCAGATCTCCACGGAGGAGCAGGTGATGGCGCAGGATGAGTTGCAGCGCGTGCTTGATGCCGCCGGCCACCTGCCCGAGCCGACGCGTACCATCTTCCATCTCAATCGCCTGCAGGGCCTGACCCAGGCCGACATCGCCCGACGCCTCGGGGTGTCGGTGACCACGGTGGAGAACCACGTACGCACTGCCCTGCAGCGGCTTGCCTGGGCACGCAGCGGTCGATGA
- the ppa gene encoding inorganic diphosphatase → MGLELVSPGKNPPEEINVIIEIPKDSEPVKYEVDKETGAIFVDRILSTPMRYPCNYGYVPSTLCGDGDPADVLVVLPLPLVPGSVVRCRPVGVLKMSDEAGSDEKILAVPVTKVFGGYAHVEDIEQVSSHWLERIGHFFEHYKDLEKGKWVKLDGWGGAAEAKQILIEAHQRHLDSKA, encoded by the coding sequence ATGGGTCTGGAACTCGTCTCGCCCGGCAAGAACCCGCCGGAAGAAATCAACGTCATCATCGAGATCCCGAAGGATTCCGAGCCGGTGAAGTACGAAGTGGACAAGGAAACCGGCGCGATCTTCGTCGACCGCATCCTGTCGACCCCGATGCGCTACCCCTGCAACTACGGCTACGTGCCGAGCACCCTGTGCGGCGACGGCGATCCGGCCGACGTGCTGGTGGTGCTGCCGCTGCCGCTGGTCCCGGGTTCGGTGGTGCGCTGCCGTCCGGTCGGCGTGCTGAAGATGAGCGATGAGGCGGGCAGCGACGAGAAGATCCTGGCCGTGCCGGTCACCAAGGTGTTCGGCGGCTACGCCCACGTGGAAGACATCGAGCAGGTGTCCAGCCACTGGCTGGAGCGCATCGGTCACTTCTTCGAGCACTACAAGGACCTGGAGAAGGGCAAGTGGGTCAAGCTGGACGGTTGGGGCGGCGCGGCTGAGGCCAAGCAGATCCTGATCGAGGCGCACCAGCGCCACCTCGACAGCAAGGCCTGA
- a CDS encoding HDOD domain-containing protein: protein MRILLVGDTASLPAELTEFIADLGEDWQPLTASDGHTAMTAVATQGVDAVIVCPQLPDLNATTLLGQIRTLRPETIRIALVDAQHGNRPPPARLIGVAHRFLPLPLAPEVLLEALTSLEELREVLDSPRLRDAIGRIEKLPSPPHLYLSLTQALEHDDDADSADVAKLVAADPAIAAKVLQLSNSAFFSQGRTIADLRTAVTRLGLATLRDLVLASEVFSAPTLSGAERNSLQQRALMASRLAARLLPDSSAELGATAALLADIGLLLPGVRNERSEPELADDDRPGHAEAGAYLLGLWGLPMPIIEAVAFHLQPQRANTRSFWVTGAVHVALALVNGDPVDEEYLQRAGVLNKLPQWREHANSLMGLVPSDA, encoded by the coding sequence GTGCGTATTCTGCTTGTTGGGGATACAGCCAGCCTGCCGGCTGAGCTGACCGAATTCATTGCCGATCTTGGGGAAGACTGGCAGCCGTTGACCGCCTCCGATGGCCACACCGCGATGACCGCGGTCGCCACCCAGGGCGTGGACGCGGTGATCGTCTGCCCGCAGTTGCCCGATCTCAACGCGACGACGTTGCTGGGACAGATCCGCACCTTGCGCCCGGAGACCATCCGCATCGCACTGGTCGATGCGCAGCATGGCAACCGGCCGCCGCCGGCGCGCCTGATCGGTGTCGCCCATCGCTTCCTGCCATTACCGCTGGCACCGGAAGTCCTGCTGGAAGCACTGACCAGCCTGGAAGAGCTGCGCGAAGTGCTGGACAGCCCGCGCCTGCGCGATGCCATCGGCCGCATCGAGAAGCTGCCCTCGCCGCCGCATCTGTACCTGAGCCTGACCCAGGCGCTGGAACATGACGACGACGCCGACAGCGCCGATGTCGCCAAGCTGGTCGCCGCCGATCCGGCGATCGCGGCCAAGGTGCTGCAACTTTCCAATTCGGCGTTCTTCAGCCAGGGCCGCACCATCGCCGACCTGCGCACGGCCGTGACCCGGCTGGGCCTGGCCACGCTGCGTGACCTGGTGCTGGCCAGCGAAGTGTTCTCCGCGCCGACCTTGTCTGGCGCCGAACGCAACTCGCTGCAGCAGCGCGCCTTGATGGCCTCGCGATTGGCTGCACGCCTGCTGCCCGACTCCAGCGCCGAACTCGGTGCCACCGCCGCACTGCTGGCCGACATCGGCCTGCTGCTGCCGGGCGTACGCAACGAACGCAGCGAACCCGAACTGGCGGACGACGACCGTCCCGGCCATGCCGAAGCCGGCGCCTATCTGCTGGGCCTGTGGGGCCTGCCGATGCCGATCATCGAGGCGGTGGCGTTCCATCTGCAACCGCAGCGCGCGAACACCCGCAGCTTCTGGGTAACCGGTGCGGTGCACGTGGCGCTGGCACTGGTCAACGGCGACCCGGTGGATGAAGAGTATCTGCAGCGCGCCGGTGTACTGAACAAGCTTCCGCAGTGGCGCGAGCACGCCAACAGCCTGATGGGGCTGGTGCCCAGCGACGCCTGA